One Longimicrobiales bacterium DNA segment encodes these proteins:
- a CDS encoding ATP-binding protein has translation MITSVGSSPDRYEQFRKLTEISRALTYTLEIDDVLRLATDRAAELLESQRALLMLANDDGLLQVRASLGVQDADLDRFREPLDETLIRRLQGLLGASLPECFLGVPLVVHGRVTGLLAVVRPEGQPCSEEDEWLLSAVADQVAVALENARLQEEVRRERESRTRAVTGAGEAEEANERALATLSHDLRSPLNAIDSYAELIEMEIFGPISDRQREALGRIRLSGRHLLAVLENVLEMTRLSAGVVRIRTGPMHTASVIAEAVQMVQPSASAKDLHLDVDESTDLTIEADPNRVRQVLVNLLSNAIKYTPAGGHVVVGVSTVAAGGDTAARITVTDTGPGIPVEKLQAIFRPYYRLPTAEADAPEGLGLGLAISRELIRQMGGDIDVDNEQGAGCTFAVRLPLAD, from the coding sequence ATGATAACGTCCGTCGGATCATCGCCCGATCGCTATGAGCAGTTCCGGAAGCTCACGGAGATCAGCCGGGCGCTGACGTACACGCTCGAGATCGATGATGTCCTGCGGCTGGCGACGGATCGCGCCGCGGAGCTTCTTGAATCTCAGCGTGCGCTGCTCATGCTGGCCAATGATGACGGTCTGCTCCAGGTCCGCGCATCGCTGGGCGTGCAGGATGCCGACCTCGACCGCTTCCGCGAGCCGCTGGATGAAACGCTGATCCGGCGGCTCCAGGGTCTTCTCGGGGCATCGCTGCCGGAATGTTTCCTGGGCGTGCCGCTGGTCGTGCACGGCCGCGTTACCGGCCTGCTCGCCGTGGTCCGTCCCGAGGGGCAGCCCTGTTCGGAAGAGGACGAGTGGCTGCTGTCGGCGGTGGCGGACCAGGTTGCGGTGGCACTGGAGAACGCGCGTCTCCAGGAGGAAGTGAGGCGCGAGCGCGAAAGCCGCACGCGTGCCGTCACGGGCGCGGGCGAGGCGGAGGAGGCGAATGAACGCGCGCTCGCCACACTGTCGCATGATCTGCGGTCACCGCTGAACGCGATCGATTCGTATGCCGAGCTGATCGAGATGGAGATCTTCGGTCCCATCTCCGATCGTCAGCGCGAGGCGCTGGGCCGGATCCGTCTCAGCGGTCGCCACCTGCTGGCAGTGCTGGAGAACGTGCTGGAGATGACGCGTCTGAGTGCCGGCGTCGTCCGGATCCGGACGGGGCCCATGCATACGGCGTCGGTGATCGCGGAAGCCGTTCAGATGGTGCAGCCGAGCGCGTCGGCGAAGGACCTGCACCTGGACGTGGATGAGAGCACGGACCTCACGATCGAGGCAGACCCGAACCGTGTGCGCCAGGTTCTCGTCAACCTGTTGAGCAACGCCATCAAGTACACGCCGGCAGGCGGGCACGTGGTGGTCGGCGTGTCCACGGTCGCAGCCGGTGGCGACACGGCCGCGCGGATCACCGTCACGGATACCGGCCCTGGCATTCCCGTCGAGAAGCTGCAGGCGATCTTCAGGCCGTATTACCGGCTGCCGACAGCGGAGGCTGACGCGCCGGAAGGACTCGGGCTCGGCCTGGCCATCTCGCGCGAGCTGATCCGTCAGATGGGCGGCGACATCGACGTCGACAACGAGCAGGGTGCAGGCTGCACGTTTGCCGTGCGGCTTCCGCTGGCCGACTGA
- a CDS encoding response regulator, producing MTDRQSSSEGRAIILVVERDPHVRELEAFFLNEAGYAVEFTDDGPAALERARQLRPELVITEVLVPKMDGLALCRELKNDPRTADIMVLIFSILAASTRAREAGADAFLMKPLAERRLVDTVRELIAKHGKSVPVEGA from the coding sequence ATGACTGACAGGCAGAGCAGCTCGGAAGGCCGTGCGATCATCCTGGTGGTCGAACGGGATCCGCACGTGCGCGAACTGGAGGCATTCTTCCTGAACGAGGCGGGGTACGCCGTCGAGTTCACGGATGATGGGCCTGCGGCACTGGAGCGCGCGCGCCAGCTGCGACCGGAACTGGTGATCACGGAGGTGCTGGTGCCGAAAATGGACGGGCTGGCGCTGTGCCGTGAGCTGAAGAACGATCCCCGAACGGCGGACATCATGGTCCTGATCTTCAGCATCCTGGCGGCCTCGACGCGTGCGCGCGAAGCGGGCGCGGACGCGTTTCTGATGAAACCGCTGGCGGAGCGACGGCTGGTGGACACTGTGCGCGAGCTGATCGCGAAGCACGGCAAATCCGTGCCGGTGGAGGGCGCATGA
- a CDS encoding MDR family MFS transporter, whose amino-acid sequence MTAAGVAADLPEPAPLDRRQILVIFSGLLLAMLLAALDSTIVATALPTIVGELGGLERLAWVVTAYLLAQTVVTPLYGKLGDLYGRKVVLQSGIVIFLLGSVLCGVSGSMEQLILFRFIQGMGGGGLMVTTQAVVGDIVPPRDRGRYQGIFGAVFGISSIAGPLLGGYFTTEWSWRWIFYINLPLGLLALFVIAATLPRRTVRVRHAIDYLGTGLLALALSSLVLFSDLGGISLPWTSPPMIALGVLAAVMLLAFVIVERRATEPVLPLTLFANRTFTLTAVIGLIVGFALFGSVTYIPLFLQVVNGATPTGSGLQMLPLMGGMLFTSIMSGQLISRWGRYRVFPIVGTAVTALGLFLLSRMHAGTTVAEASLYMLVLGLGLGNVMQVLVIAVQNAVDYRDLGVATSGATLFRLIGGSLGTAVFGAIFASRLRTYLSAHVAAGVELPTAGLTPQGLAAMEPAIRALYVEGFASALNVVFLSATVVAGIGFLLTWLVPELPLRHTIAAVAKDIGREAEELFPMPTDASSVDRLERSLSLIASHDTRREYIERVVARAGLDLAPLSAWLLVRLGDDPARPIDDVSHSHEIRPERLRAALDDLHARGLIAGGQDGDPHRLTGAGSTALGALGRARREQLAETMADWGPQKRGEMAAAVARMSRRLVPDVPTTSGVGPGNR is encoded by the coding sequence ATGACGGCGGCCGGGGTGGCGGCGGACCTGCCGGAACCCGCGCCACTCGATCGTCGGCAGATCCTGGTCATATTCAGCGGGCTGCTGCTGGCGATGCTGCTCGCGGCGCTGGACAGCACGATCGTGGCGACGGCGCTGCCGACAATCGTGGGTGAGCTGGGCGGCCTGGAGCGTCTGGCGTGGGTGGTGACGGCGTACCTGCTGGCGCAGACGGTCGTGACGCCGCTGTACGGGAAGCTGGGTGACCTGTACGGCCGGAAGGTGGTGCTTCAGTCCGGGATCGTGATCTTCCTGCTCGGCTCCGTGCTGTGCGGCGTGAGCGGCAGCATGGAGCAGCTCATCCTGTTCCGCTTCATCCAGGGGATGGGCGGCGGCGGCCTGATGGTGACGACGCAGGCGGTCGTGGGCGACATCGTGCCGCCGCGCGACCGGGGTCGCTATCAGGGCATCTTCGGCGCGGTGTTCGGCATCTCCAGCATCGCGGGCCCGCTGCTGGGCGGGTACTTCACGACCGAATGGTCGTGGCGCTGGATCTTCTACATCAATCTGCCGCTGGGCCTGCTCGCGCTGTTCGTGATCGCGGCGACGCTGCCGCGGCGCACGGTTCGCGTGCGTCACGCGATCGATTATCTCGGCACGGGTCTGCTCGCGCTTGCGCTCAGCTCGCTCGTGCTGTTCAGCGACCTCGGCGGCATCTCGCTGCCGTGGACATCACCGCCGATGATCGCGCTCGGCGTGCTCGCGGCGGTGATGCTGCTGGCGTTTGTCATCGTGGAGCGACGCGCGACGGAGCCGGTACTGCCGCTCACACTGTTTGCGAACCGCACGTTCACACTCACTGCAGTGATCGGACTGATCGTCGGGTTCGCGCTGTTCGGCTCCGTGACGTACATCCCGCTGTTCCTCCAGGTGGTCAACGGCGCGACACCGACCGGATCGGGCCTGCAGATGCTGCCGTTGATGGGCGGCATGCTCTTCACATCGATCATGTCGGGCCAGCTGATCAGCCGCTGGGGTCGCTACCGCGTATTCCCGATCGTCGGCACCGCCGTCACGGCGCTCGGCCTGTTCCTGCTGTCGCGCATGCATGCCGGCACGACGGTGGCCGAGGCGTCGCTCTACATGCTCGTCCTGGGGCTCGGGCTGGGCAACGTCATGCAGGTGCTCGTGATTGCGGTTCAGAACGCAGTGGACTACCGCGACCTCGGCGTGGCGACGTCGGGCGCGACCCTGTTCCGGCTGATCGGCGGCTCGCTCGGCACGGCGGTGTTCGGCGCCATTTTCGCCAGCCGCCTGCGGACGTATCTGAGCGCGCACGTGGCCGCCGGTGTCGAGCTGCCTACCGCCGGTCTCACGCCGCAGGGGCTGGCGGCCATGGAGCCCGCGATACGGGCGCTGTACGTCGAGGGCTTCGCGTCGGCGCTGAACGTCGTGTTCCTGAGCGCGACGGTCGTGGCGGGGATCGGGTTCCTGCTGACCTGGCTCGTCCCCGAGCTGCCCCTGCGCCACACGATCGCGGCGGTCGCAAAGGACATTGGGCGCGAGGCGGAGGAGCTGTTTCCGATGCCGACGGATGCAAGCTCCGTCGACCGGCTGGAGCGCTCGCTGTCACTCATCGCATCGCACGACACGCGCCGCGAGTACATCGAGCGTGTCGTCGCACGAGCCGGCCTCGATCTGGCCCCATTGAGCGCGTGGCTGCTCGTACGCCTCGGCGACGATCCTGCTCGTCCGATCGACGATGTCTCCCACAGCCACGAGATCCGGCCCGAGCGGCTGCGCGCCGCGCTCGACGACCTGCACGCGCGCGGCCTGATCGCGGGTGGCCAGGACGGCGACCCGCACCGACTGACCGGCGCCGGCAGCACCGCACTCGGCGCACTCGGCCGCGCACGCCGTGAGCAGCTGGCGGAAACCATGGCCGACTGGGGTCCGCAGAAACGCGGCGAGATGGCCGCGGCCGTTGCCCGGATGTCCAGGCGGCTGGTGCCCGACGTCCCGACCACCAGCGGCGTCGGCCCGGGGAATCGATGA
- a CDS encoding glycosyltransferase, producing MGKRIVISSFGSFGDVYPYIGLALGLRERGHVPVLAMPAWYRETVEREGLAFHAVRPDVDPSDRATVGRIMDAAGGTEYIVRELILASLRESFDDLTAAARGADLMITHPVTFAGPIVAQNEGLAWASTVLAPMSFFSQHDLPVFPPIPWAKRLERVPGAAGALVSLAKRMTRSWGAPVHALRAELGLPAGGDPVFEGQHSPQLVLGLFSRVLGTPQEDWPPNVAVTGPITYNGPRGGAPLSERLSDFLNAGDAPVVFTLGSSAVGAAGSFYHESVEAVRRLGIRAVLLVGPHPENRPDGDLPKGVLLEEFAPHAALFPRASVVVHQGGAGTVHQGLLSGRPTLVVPFAHDQPDNAWRVEHLGVSRTIRPKRYTARAVERTLAKLLTDGAFAARAAEVARQVRAEDGVANACDAIERLING from the coding sequence ATGGGGAAGCGGATCGTGATATCGAGCTTCGGCTCGTTCGGGGACGTCTATCCCTACATCGGTCTGGCGCTCGGCCTGCGCGAGCGCGGCCACGTGCCAGTCCTCGCGATGCCCGCGTGGTATCGGGAGACGGTCGAGCGCGAGGGCCTGGCGTTTCACGCCGTGCGGCCGGACGTCGATCCGTCCGACCGCGCGACGGTCGGCCGCATCATGGACGCCGCAGGTGGCACGGAGTACATCGTCCGCGAGCTGATCCTCGCATCCCTGCGCGAGAGCTTCGATGACCTCACCGCAGCGGCTCGCGGTGCGGACCTCATGATCACGCATCCGGTCACGTTCGCGGGGCCCATCGTAGCGCAGAACGAGGGTCTCGCGTGGGCATCGACCGTGCTGGCGCCGATGTCGTTCTTCTCGCAGCACGACCTGCCCGTGTTTCCACCCATTCCCTGGGCGAAGCGGCTGGAGCGCGTGCCCGGCGCGGCGGGCGCGCTCGTCTCGCTGGCGAAGCGCATGACCCGGTCGTGGGGCGCACCCGTGCACGCACTGCGCGCCGAGCTGGGCCTGCCGGCGGGCGGCGATCCGGTGTTCGAGGGGCAGCATTCGCCACAACTGGTGCTCGGCCTCTTCTCACGCGTGCTCGGCACGCCACAGGAGGACTGGCCCCCCAACGTCGCCGTCACGGGCCCGATCACCTACAACGGGCCGAGGGGCGGGGCGCCGCTCTCCGAGAGGCTCAGCGACTTCCTGAACGCCGGTGATGCGCCCGTCGTGTTCACGCTTGGCAGCTCCGCGGTCGGTGCGGCGGGCAGCTTCTACCACGAGAGCGTGGAGGCAGTGCGGCGCCTGGGCATACGTGCAGTGCTGCTGGTCGGGCCGCACCCGGAGAACCGCCCGGACGGAGATCTGCCCAAGGGTGTGCTGCTCGAGGAGTTCGCGCCGCACGCGGCGTTGTTCCCGCGCGCGTCCGTCGTGGTGCACCAGGGCGGTGCCGGCACGGTTCACCAGGGGCTGCTGTCCGGGAGGCCGACGCTCGTCGTACCGTTCGCGCATGACCAGCCGGACAACGCCTGGCGTGTGGAGCACCTGGGCGTGTCCCGCACGATCCGGCCGAAGCGCTACACCGCGCGCGCAGTGGAGCGGACTCTCGCGAAGCTGCTCACTGATGGTGCGTTCGCGGCGCGCGCCGCCGAGGTGGCGCGGCAGGTGCGCGCCGAGGATGGAGTCGCGAATGCATGCGACGCCATCGAGCGACTCATCAACGGCTGA
- a CDS encoding TonB-dependent receptor, with protein sequence MPTRAVLLTLASGLVLALFVAAAPARAQEQPVVPRGTAVILATVVAGDTGEPVANATAELWSADSTRLSETLTNAQGVFRFAQLREGVYYVRFVSVGYGEVFTEQFELADDETRNLGTLRLPVDALALDPIEVSAERTAVTFEADRTSYNLGVMGAEGRSVTETFQSIPELEVDIDGRLTLRGNAPAIYINGRPAPMSGEALTIFLEQFPADYLQKIEVLDNPSARYGAEGSGGIVNLVMKEGVELGLSGSAFANAGTRGQYGAGARGTLQRGDWTFNGGTFLRLSDNESTNFDLRQNLIADPAFLRQDSRSDRSGLAGNIDFETRYQASERMRVYAEAGLRRSGNASDRFNTTTHLDEAESPILIYDRTSTSDSRSLSADISTGFDYEWERREHELQFEVQLQTGRQRGDSREEITADGEFDGDELLPAELTLEDEEELERELSIEIDYTRPLGEDMSLEVGYDVGFEDSDRDRLIRFIDDPDNVPDGLLTDRGFDQRQTTNSVYTTLQRQFGDFGVQLGLRAEHLDMSFEVPTGDEFRRDYFDMFPSANLSYRFDRSKQVRVSYSRRIGRPSASVLNPVDLSTDPLNRRIGNPDIEPQYTHSVSLNASWSGSAGNLRLSPYYQKTTNDWAAITTVDDQGVSTRTYQNLASQESYGASLTYSMRQRDGWGGHVSISGRKLNRDASNLGQRYSGSSFRWSSRANISARVTDALSAQGNFSYSPPEDLPQGRSDARYTGDLGLRYQFLDNRASVRLSLRDPFGLRETSSRMADVSYIQIGRSRESTRSAQINFSYSLGGGGRMRGGPRR encoded by the coding sequence ATGCCGACCCGCGCCGTACTGCTCACCCTCGCCTCCGGTCTGGTCCTCGCCCTCTTCGTCGCCGCAGCTCCTGCACGCGCTCAGGAACAGCCTGTCGTGCCGCGTGGCACGGCCGTCATACTGGCAACGGTCGTTGCGGGCGACACGGGTGAGCCCGTCGCGAACGCGACGGCGGAGCTCTGGTCGGCTGACTCGACGCGCCTGTCGGAGACTCTCACGAACGCACAGGGCGTGTTCCGGTTCGCACAGCTGAGGGAGGGCGTCTATTACGTCCGATTCGTGAGTGTCGGGTACGGCGAAGTGTTCACCGAGCAGTTCGAGCTGGCTGACGATGAGACGCGCAACCTCGGTACGCTGCGCCTGCCCGTGGATGCGCTGGCGCTCGATCCGATCGAGGTGTCGGCCGAACGAACGGCCGTGACGTTCGAGGCCGATCGCACATCGTACAATCTCGGCGTCATGGGCGCGGAGGGCCGGTCGGTCACCGAGACTTTCCAGTCGATACCGGAGCTGGAGGTCGACATCGACGGCCGCCTCACTCTGCGTGGCAATGCGCCCGCGATCTACATCAACGGCCGCCCGGCACCGATGTCGGGCGAGGCACTCACCATATTCCTGGAGCAGTTCCCCGCCGATTATCTCCAGAAAATCGAGGTGCTGGATAATCCTTCGGCGCGGTACGGCGCGGAGGGCAGCGGCGGCATCGTCAACCTCGTCATGAAGGAAGGCGTCGAGCTGGGTCTCAGCGGGAGCGCGTTCGCAAACGCGGGCACGCGCGGTCAGTACGGCGCCGGTGCGCGCGGCACGCTGCAGCGCGGCGACTGGACATTCAACGGCGGCACGTTCCTGCGGCTGTCGGACAACGAGAGCACGAATTTCGATCTGCGTCAGAACCTGATCGCGGATCCGGCATTCCTGCGACAGGACAGCCGGTCTGATCGATCGGGTCTGGCAGGCAACATCGACTTCGAGACGCGTTATCAGGCGAGCGAGCGCATGCGAGTGTATGCCGAAGCGGGGCTGCGCCGGTCCGGCAATGCATCGGATCGCTTCAACACGACCACTCATCTGGATGAGGCCGAAAGTCCGATCCTGATCTACGATCGCACATCGACATCCGACTCGCGCAGCCTCTCCGCGGACATCTCGACAGGCTTCGACTACGAGTGGGAGCGACGCGAGCACGAGCTGCAGTTTGAGGTGCAGCTGCAGACGGGCCGCCAGCGCGGTGACAGCCGCGAGGAGATCACTGCCGATGGCGAGTTCGACGGGGACGAACTCCTGCCTGCCGAGCTGACGCTGGAAGATGAAGAGGAGCTGGAGAGGGAGCTGTCGATCGAGATCGACTACACCCGGCCGCTCGGCGAGGACATGAGCCTGGAGGTGGGCTACGACGTCGGCTTCGAGGACAGCGACCGCGACCGGCTCATTCGTTTCATTGATGACCCGGACAACGTGCCCGATGGCCTGCTGACGGATCGCGGCTTCGATCAGCGCCAGACGACCAACTCTGTCTACACGACCTTGCAGCGGCAGTTCGGCGATTTCGGCGTGCAGCTCGGGCTCCGTGCGGAACACCTCGACATGAGCTTCGAGGTTCCCACCGGCGATGAGTTCCGCCGTGATTACTTCGATATGTTCCCGAGCGCCAACCTGTCCTATCGGTTCGATCGGTCGAAGCAGGTGCGCGTCTCCTACTCACGTCGCATCGGCAGGCCCAGCGCGTCCGTACTCAATCCTGTCGATCTCTCGACCGACCCGCTCAATCGCCGGATCGGCAACCCGGACATCGAGCCGCAGTACACGCACTCCGTCTCGCTCAACGCCAGCTGGTCCGGATCGGCCGGTAACCTGCGCCTGTCGCCCTACTATCAGAAAACGACCAACGACTGGGCCGCGATCACGACCGTCGACGATCAGGGCGTCTCCACGCGTACGTATCAGAACCTCGCGTCGCAGGAGAGCTACGGTGCATCATTGACGTACTCGATGCGACAGCGCGATGGCTGGGGCGGCCATGTCAGCATCAGCGGCCGCAAGCTGAATCGGGACGCGAGCAACCTGGGTCAGCGCTACTCAGGCAGCTCGTTCCGCTGGTCGTCGCGCGCCAATATCAGCGCTCGCGTTACCGACGCGCTCAGCGCCCAGGGCAACTTCTCCTACTCGCCGCCCGAGGATCTCCCCCAGGGCCGCTCCGATGCCCGCTACACAGGCGATCTGGGGCTGCGGTACCAGTTCCTCGATAACCGGGCTTCGGTGCGGCTGTCGCTCAGGGACCCGTTCGGCCTGCGCGAGACATCCAGCCGCATGGCCGATGTCAGCTATATCCAGATCGGGCGGAGCCGCGAAAGCACGCGCAGCGCGCAGATAAACTTCTCGTATTCGCTGGGGGGCGGCGGCAGAATGCGAGGCGGGCCGCGCCGTTAA
- a CDS encoding ATPase domain-containing protein translates to MSGGPEMEGGVPVWGSDLARISTGSGSADRILGGGFPVNSINMIMGEPGTGKTLFAQQLVFHNAGGDRPILYLTTLSEPLAKVVKYLQGFDFFDEAKLGTDVIYDEVGNELAEEGIGALVRKVKERIKALKPKIIVIDSFKALHDISPSIAEMRRVVHDLAGLLTAYETTTFLVGEYSQEQMAVLPEFVVADGIVELLRHESGMRDDRFFRVRKLRGSSYREGRHGLRLTSGGVKIYRRLVTPRTPPDYTIVRERVATGTTGLDEMVGGGLWTGTTTLLGGPTGAGKTTIGLQFVLDGLRRGEPGLYVHLEENPTQLCYLIQGFGADPADPELHLLYHSPVELQIDSLVDEMFRLVRTKGVKRIVIDGVGDLVTAAQDARRLHDYLYALSQHFAVTGVTAMFTFETARPGITGGYAIDAPFSHLSDNILLLEMRIEDERTHRKLRVLKTRGSTHDPRVREVEISPEGVRVIE, encoded by the coding sequence ATGAGCGGGGGGCCGGAGATGGAGGGCGGCGTACCGGTGTGGGGCTCCGATCTTGCGCGCATCAGCACGGGGAGTGGGTCGGCGGACCGGATCCTGGGGGGCGGGTTCCCGGTGAACTCGATCAACATGATCATGGGTGAGCCGGGGACGGGCAAGACTCTGTTCGCGCAGCAGCTGGTGTTCCACAACGCGGGCGGCGACAGACCGATCCTGTATCTCACGACGCTGTCGGAGCCGCTGGCGAAGGTCGTGAAGTATCTGCAGGGCTTCGATTTCTTCGATGAGGCGAAGCTCGGCACGGACGTGATCTACGACGAGGTCGGCAACGAGCTGGCGGAGGAGGGTATCGGTGCGCTGGTCCGCAAGGTGAAGGAGCGGATCAAGGCGTTGAAGCCGAAGATCATCGTGATCGACTCGTTCAAGGCGCTGCACGACATCTCGCCGTCGATCGCGGAGATGCGGCGGGTGGTGCACGACCTGGCCGGCCTGCTGACGGCGTACGAGACGACCACGTTCCTGGTGGGCGAATATTCGCAGGAGCAGATGGCGGTGCTGCCGGAGTTCGTGGTCGCCGATGGCATCGTGGAGCTCCTGCGACACGAGTCGGGGATGCGGGATGACCGGTTCTTCCGGGTCAGGAAGCTGCGCGGCAGCAGCTATCGCGAGGGTCGGCACGGGCTGCGTCTGACATCGGGGGGAGTAAAGATCTACCGCCGGCTGGTGACGCCCCGGACGCCGCCGGACTACACGATCGTGCGGGAACGGGTGGCAACGGGAACGACGGGCCTCGACGAGATGGTGGGCGGCGGACTGTGGACGGGCACCACGACGCTCCTGGGCGGGCCGACGGGAGCGGGCAAGACGACGATAGGGCTGCAGTTCGTGCTGGACGGTCTGCGTCGCGGTGAGCCCGGCCTGTACGTTCATCTGGAGGAGAACCCGACACAGCTGTGCTACCTGATTCAGGGATTCGGTGCTGATCCGGCGGATCCGGAGCTCCATCTTCTGTATCACTCGCCGGTCGAGCTGCAGATCGACAGTCTCGTGGATGAGATGTTCCGTCTGGTACGCACGAAGGGCGTGAAGCGCATCGTGATTGACGGGGTGGGCGATCTCGTGACGGCCGCCCAGGATGCGCGCCGGCTGCACGACTATCTGTATGCGCTCTCGCAGCATTTCGCCGTGACCGGCGTGACGGCGATGTTCACGTTCGAGACGGCCCGGCCCGGCATCACGGGCGGCTACGCCATCGACGCGCCGTTCAGTCATCTGTCCGACAACATACTGCTCCTCGAGATGCGGATCGAGGACGAGCGCACGCATCGCAAGCTGCGCGTATTGAAGACACGCGGCAGCACACATGATCCACGCGTGCGCGAGGTCGAAATATCGCCCGAAGGTGTGAGGGTGATCGAATGA
- a CDS encoding serine hydrolase: protein MVDIDGARGEYDDSAGRDGNVVRTPFCIVEFMRSLMRAAAAIILPWLTAGWTVDVHALDHRALHGDGHGVLTVAVASAAADTADLRRALERITSSFAGVVGVSVRNLATGEQMSIRGAEKYPSASLIKVPILVTLMDEVAQGRMQLGERSMMIARDRVGGSGILKHMDSGASLSLEDLAWLMITLSDNTATNLLLDKLDIATVGAKMEALGLPESKVHSKTFRRQTSIAMDSSARYGLGVATPDEIVELFTMLHEGRAVSPALDSLALRMLLANQDGNMLVRWLPGGTRVAHKSGSVDEARNDCGIMYSPAAPVALCVMTRENVETSYAVDSPAHLLIAGIAREVFRHYNPAVPLPDLPAISGH from the coding sequence GTGGTTGACATCGACGGTGCGCGAGGGGAGTATGACGACAGTGCCGGGCGTGACGGCAATGTGGTTCGTACTCCCTTCTGCATCGTTGAATTCATGCGCTCTCTCATGCGTGCCGCTGCCGCGATCATCCTGCCGTGGCTCACGGCCGGCTGGACGGTCGATGTCCATGCCCTCGATCATCGCGCTCTGCATGGTGACGGGCATGGAGTCCTGACCGTCGCAGTCGCGTCCGCGGCTGCCGATACGGCCGACCTGCGGCGCGCGCTCGAGCGGATCACGTCATCGTTCGCGGGGGTCGTGGGCGTCAGCGTGCGCAACCTCGCAACTGGTGAGCAGATGTCGATCCGGGGTGCTGAGAAGTACCCGTCCGCGTCGCTGATCAAGGTGCCGATCCTGGTTACACTCATGGACGAAGTCGCGCAGGGTCGCATGCAGCTGGGCGAGCGATCAATGATGATCGCGCGGGACCGTGTCGGCGGGTCGGGCATCCTGAAGCACATGGATTCCGGCGCGTCCCTCAGTCTGGAGGACCTCGCCTGGCTGATGATCACGCTGTCGGACAATACCGCCACTAATCTGCTGCTGGACAAGCTCGACATCGCGACGGTCGGCGCGAAGATGGAGGCGCTCGGGCTGCCGGAAAGCAAGGTCCATTCGAAGACGTTCCGCCGACAGACATCGATCGCGATGGATTCGTCGGCGCGGTACGGCCTGGGCGTGGCGACGCCGGACGAAATTGTGGAGCTGTTCACGATGCTGCACGAGGGCCGCGCCGTGTCGCCGGCGCTCGACTCACTCGCGCTGCGCATGCTGCTGGCCAACCAGGATGGCAACATGCTGGTACGCTGGCTGCCGGGCGGCACTCGGGTCGCGCACAAGAGCGGGTCCGTGGACGAGGCACGCAATGACTGCGGCATCATGTACTCGCCGGCCGCGCCCGTGGCGCTGTGCGTGATGACCCGCGAGAACGTTGAGACATCGTACGCAGTGGACAGTCCCGCGCACCTGCTGATTGCGGGCATCGCGCGCGAAGTGTTTCGCCATTACAACCCGGCCGTGCCGCTGCCCGACCTGCCGGCGATTAGCGGGCACTAG
- a CDS encoding carbonic anhydrase, producing MRRFRREVFPRYREHYEELVRNGQSPSTLFIGCADSRVVPELFTGVEPGELFHVRNMGAFVPPFESDYGYHGTSAAIEFAALVLRVDSVVVCGHTHCGAIRALYDPPAAQTPHIERWLELAREARVEGPVDEALLRRTEQRSIALQLQRLLTYPELQSRVEDGTISLHGWHYIIEEGTIDILDVERGEFVRMTA from the coding sequence TTGCGGCGATTTCGCCGCGAGGTGTTTCCGCGCTACCGGGAGCACTACGAGGAGCTGGTGCGGAACGGGCAGAGCCCGTCGACGCTGTTCATCGGGTGCGCGGACTCGCGCGTGGTGCCGGAGCTGTTCACGGGAGTGGAGCCGGGAGAGCTGTTCCACGTGCGGAACATGGGCGCGTTCGTGCCGCCGTTCGAGTCGGACTACGGCTATCACGGGACGTCGGCGGCGATCGAGTTCGCGGCCCTGGTACTGCGGGTGGACAGCGTGGTGGTGTGCGGCCACACGCACTGTGGTGCGATCCGGGCGTTGTACGATCCACCGGCAGCGCAGACGCCGCATATCGAGCGGTGGCTGGAGCTGGCGCGGGAGGCGCGGGTGGAGGGCCCGGTGGACGAAGCGCTGCTGCGGCGGACGGAGCAGCGATCGATTGCGCTGCAGCTGCAGCGGTTGCTGACGTATCCGGAGCTGCAGAGCCGGGTCGAGGACGGCACGATCTCGCTGCATGGCTGGCACTACATCATCGAGGAAGGCACGATCGACATCCTGGACGTGGAACGGGGTGAGTTCGTGCGCATGACGGCATGA
- a CDS encoding dodecin family protein, giving the protein MSVAKVSEISSTSTKSFEDAIEQGIQRAGKTIRNIKSAWIKEQHVRVENGRPSEYQVNMMVTFVIDD; this is encoded by the coding sequence ATGTCCGTCGCAAAGGTATCAGAAATCAGCTCCACCTCCACCAAGAGCTTCGAAGACGCCATCGAGCAGGGCATCCAGCGCGCCGGCAAGACCATTCGCAACATCAAGAGCGCATGGATCAAGGAACAGCACGTCCGGGTCGAGAATGGCCGCCCCTCGGAGTACCAGGTCAACATGATGGTCACGTTCGTCATCGACGACTGA